In Syntrophomonas wolfei subsp. wolfei str. Goettingen G311, a single window of DNA contains:
- a CDS encoding nitrogenase component 1 translates to MPEAVMLLVSPAGCGRHGAITSIQKGYKNRLFFLHMSESDIVNGQHLDKIFAATANILAEVDPRPKAMMICASCIDDLLGSDYEAIAEELERKHNIPIKACHMDPIAMEGSKPPVRTIQQAIYDFIPRVSKKDNAINIIGSFPPLDKDSEFKKIMSAAGIEKIRHIAECSTLEEFYQMGCSSYNIVIKPRGLMAAEYMKKRLDIPFCYAPAAYSIETINRTYKKLEEFLGMKLDTDRYSEKARQVIDRHYATLGPLTVVVGEIIENDSTYELARALIEYGFKVPYIIANRILDIDLEHINWLKTHAPDIVVFTNAHPSMTDFLQNNLKVDIAIGMDAAYFFPHAKPIPLRLDTQLYGYKGIESLLELICQAFDNPQDIKKLMYGLEN, encoded by the coding sequence GTGCCAGAAGCCGTAATGCTACTGGTATCACCTGCAGGTTGTGGGCGTCACGGAGCTATTACCAGCATCCAAAAAGGCTACAAAAACCGACTCTTCTTTCTGCATATGAGTGAATCCGACATAGTCAACGGTCAGCATCTGGATAAAATATTTGCTGCGACTGCTAATATACTTGCTGAGGTTGATCCCCGACCTAAAGCCATGATGATCTGCGCTTCGTGCATAGATGATCTTTTGGGATCTGATTATGAAGCCATTGCTGAGGAGTTGGAAAGAAAACATAACATCCCGATAAAAGCGTGTCATATGGATCCGATAGCTATGGAAGGGAGTAAGCCCCCCGTACGCACCATTCAGCAGGCCATCTATGATTTTATTCCCCGCGTAAGTAAAAAAGATAATGCCATAAATATAATAGGCAGTTTTCCTCCCCTGGATAAAGACAGCGAGTTCAAGAAAATCATGTCAGCCGCCGGCATCGAAAAAATCAGGCACATTGCTGAGTGCTCAACTTTGGAAGAGTTCTATCAAATGGGTTGTTCATCCTATAATATTGTTATAAAACCGCGAGGACTTATGGCCGCAGAGTATATGAAAAAGCGTTTGGATATTCCCTTCTGTTATGCTCCGGCTGCCTACAGTATTGAAACGATAAACAGAACCTATAAAAAACTGGAAGAGTTTCTGGGTATGAAGTTGGATACTGATAGGTATAGCGAGAAAGCGAGACAAGTAATTGATCGTCATTACGCTACCCTGGGCCCTCTTACGGTAGTGGTTGGTGAAATAATTGAGAATGACAGTACTTATGAACTGGCACGGGCTTTAATTGAATATGGCTTTAAAGTCCCCTATATTATCGCTAATAGGATTCTGGATATTGATCTGGAACATATTAATTGGCTCAAGACTCATGCCCCGGATATCGTAGTATTCACCAATGCTCATCCCTCCATGACTGATTTTCTCCAGAATAACCTTAAAGTCGATATAGCCATAGGTATGGATGCAGCGTATTTTTTCCCGCACGCCAAACCTATACCACTACGCTTGGATACTCAGCTTTACGGATATAAAGGGATTGAGTCCCTTTTAGAGCTAATATGTCAGGCGTTTGATAATCCTCAGGATATCAAGAAGCTGATGTACGGTTTGGAGAACTAG
- a CDS encoding AAA family ATPase — MKKIAIYGKGGIGKSTIASALSASISLLGYRVMQIGCDPKADSTINLTHGLTVTPVMNYLARNGICSSLEAIVVEGFNGIACVETGGPTPGLGCAGRGIITTFNILDDLNAYEIYKPDFVLYDVLGDVVCGGFAMPIRHGYADEVIIVTSGEKMSLFAANNIKNAIDSFAERKYARLRGLILNRRNIDGEEHIVQEFAREIGTKVIGDIPRDSNIQLYEQQNKTVVEGDPNLDISQMIMKIAANIVNDAGVSNA, encoded by the coding sequence ATGAAGAAAATTGCTATTTACGGGAAGGGTGGAATCGGCAAATCGACTATTGCCAGTGCTTTATCGGCATCTATTTCTCTTTTGGGTTATAGGGTAATGCAGATTGGTTGTGATCCCAAGGCTGATTCAACTATCAATCTTACCCACGGGTTGACCGTAACCCCAGTTATGAATTATCTTGCCCGAAATGGAATATGTTCCTCGTTGGAGGCTATTGTGGTTGAGGGCTTTAACGGCATCGCATGCGTAGAGACCGGCGGCCCTACTCCCGGACTTGGTTGTGCTGGCCGGGGCATTATTACTACTTTCAATATTTTGGATGACCTAAATGCCTATGAGATTTATAAACCAGATTTTGTTTTATATGATGTTCTGGGTGATGTCGTGTGTGGAGGATTCGCCATGCCCATACGGCATGGATATGCAGATGAGGTCATTATTGTAACATCTGGAGAAAAAATGTCGCTGTTTGCTGCCAATAATATTAAAAACGCAATTGATAGTTTTGCTGAACGTAAATATGCCCGACTGCGAGGTCTAATACTAAATCGGCGCAATATCGACGGCGAAGAGCATATCGTTCAAGAATTCGCACGAGAAATAGGAACGAAAGTCATAGGCGATATTCCTCGTGACAGCAATATTCAATTGTACGAGCAGCAGAATAAAACCGTGGTGGAGGGAGATCCTAACCTGGATATCTCGCAAATGATTATGAAGATAGCAGCAAATATTGTTAATGATGCGGGGGTAAGTAATGCATAA
- a CDS encoding ABC transporter ATP-binding protein, whose protein sequence is MAKLLLKNINKVYENKVHAVRDLNIEIHDKEFLVLVGPSGCGKTTTLRMIAGLEDISSGELYIGDRMVNNLEPKDRDIAMVFQNYALYPHMNVYENISFGLRMRKIPKKEVHEMVLNIAGILDIEDLLTRKPAQLSGGQRQRVALGRAIIREPQVFLMDEPLSNLDAKLRVQMRSEIIKLHNKINTTFIYVTHDQIEAMTMGSRIAIMKDGIIQQIDTPINIYNKPANTFVASFIGSPQMNLLDATVVEQDGELKLAFADAVRCINANQQLVLKKSNYVGKQIVFGIRVENVSLERKGYMLPFRGSVEVIERPGSETYTYISTQLGTIVSKMPIDTNIKIDDNIMVYFDDNKGFMFDKETNCIIR, encoded by the coding sequence GTGGCGAAGTTGCTTTTGAAAAACATTAATAAAGTATACGAAAACAAAGTGCATGCAGTCAGAGATTTGAACATTGAGATCCATGATAAAGAGTTCCTAGTCCTTGTAGGACCATCAGGATGTGGTAAAACAACGACTTTAAGAATGATCGCCGGATTAGAAGATATCAGTTCGGGAGAGTTGTATATTGGGGATAGGATGGTTAACAATTTGGAGCCGAAAGACCGTGATATTGCAATGGTATTTCAGAATTATGCCCTATATCCGCATATGAATGTATATGAAAACATTTCTTTTGGCTTGAGGATGCGAAAGATACCGAAAAAAGAAGTTCATGAGATGGTTTTAAATATAGCTGGTATATTGGATATAGAGGATTTATTGACCAGGAAACCTGCTCAACTTTCCGGTGGACAGCGGCAGCGGGTTGCCTTGGGGCGTGCCATAATCAGGGAACCCCAGGTTTTCTTGATGGATGAACCACTTTCCAATCTTGATGCCAAGCTTCGGGTGCAGATGCGTTCGGAGATTATTAAGTTACACAATAAAATAAATACAACTTTTATTTATGTCACCCATGACCAGATTGAGGCAATGACCATGGGTTCCAGAATCGCGATCATGAAAGACGGAATCATTCAGCAGATTGATACACCTATAAACATTTATAACAAGCCCGCCAACACTTTTGTAGCCAGTTTTATCGGCTCACCCCAAATGAATCTATTGGATGCTACAGTCGTTGAACAGGATGGAGAGTTAAAATTAGCCTTTGCCGATGCGGTGCGTTGTATAAATGCGAACCAACAACTGGTTCTTAAGAAAAGTAATTATGTCGGCAAGCAGATTGTTTTCGGCATTCGTGTAGAAAATGTCAGTCTTGAAAGGAAAGGCTATATGCTGCCTTTCAGAGGGTCTGTGGAAGTAATCGAAAGGCCTGGATCTGAAACTTATACTTATATTAGTACACAATTGGGTACTATCGTCAGTAAGATGCCAATCGATACAAATATTAAGATTGATGATAATATTATGGTCTATTTTGATGACAATAAAGGATTTATGTTTGATAAAGAGACGAATTGTATAATTCGATAG
- a CDS encoding double-cubane-cluster-containing anaerobic reductase, whose translation MLDEFMQGFASAREVNLLRIKEAKENGRKVVGIYCTYCPQELILAAGAIPVGLCGMSENPIAAAEETLPRNLCPLIKSSYGFAATDTCPFFHFSDLIVGETTCDGKKKMFEIMQDLKPVHVMQLPHLNNTEASFELWVEEVRCLKKRLEKELQVTISDQDIWRAVEVINQEKQAIKAMFDLNRADPPPLSGMEMLTAAWSRSFSSDKGELIDNLNGLVREVANQTNNRQVKAPRVLLTGCPVGLGTEKVIRLSEELGAYIVAMENCSGYKTLELQTATNGADPIVALAEKYMAIPCSCMSPNPYRLKLIDNMIDDFRVDAVIDLTWQACHTYNIEAFEVGKLVKSKGLPYLHLESDYSNSDLESLKVRIEAMLEMVEK comes from the coding sequence ATGTTAGACGAATTTATGCAAGGATTTGCCAGTGCCAGAGAAGTGAACCTATTGCGTATAAAAGAGGCCAAGGAGAATGGCAGAAAAGTAGTGGGAATTTATTGCACTTATTGCCCCCAGGAACTAATTTTGGCGGCAGGAGCAATTCCAGTAGGGCTTTGCGGGATGAGTGAGAACCCTATAGCTGCTGCGGAGGAAACTTTGCCGCGCAATCTCTGCCCTTTAATAAAATCTTCTTACGGATTTGCGGCCACTGATACCTGCCCATTCTTTCACTTTTCCGATTTAATCGTTGGGGAAACCACCTGTGACGGTAAAAAGAAGATGTTTGAAATTATGCAGGACTTGAAACCGGTGCACGTTATGCAGCTTCCTCATCTTAATAACACTGAGGCATCATTTGAACTGTGGGTGGAAGAAGTACGGTGCTTGAAAAAACGCCTGGAAAAAGAATTGCAGGTTACCATAAGTGACCAGGATATATGGAGGGCCGTAGAAGTTATCAACCAGGAAAAACAGGCAATTAAGGCCATGTTCGATCTGAATCGAGCTGATCCGCCACCTCTAAGCGGGATGGAGATGCTCACTGCTGCCTGGTCCCGCAGCTTCAGTAGCGATAAAGGGGAGCTGATCGACAACCTGAATGGACTGGTCCGGGAGGTTGCCAATCAGACTAATAACCGGCAAGTAAAGGCGCCAAGGGTACTGCTGACCGGCTGCCCGGTGGGTCTGGGTACGGAAAAAGTTATCCGTCTGAGCGAAGAATTGGGAGCCTATATCGTCGCCATGGAAAACTGCTCCGGCTACAAGACCCTGGAACTGCAGACTGCTACTAATGGCGCGGATCCTATTGTGGCTCTGGCAGAAAAATATATGGCTATACCCTGCTCCTGCATGAGCCCCAATCCCTACCGGCTGAAGTTAATAGATAACATGATCGATGATTTCCGGGTGGATGCGGTTATCGACCTGACCTGGCAGGCTTGTCATACCTATAATATTGAAGCTTTTGAAGTAGGCAAACTGGTGAAGTCCAAGGGACTTCCTTATCTGCACCTTGAAAGTGACTACTCCAATTCGGACCTGGAGAGTCTCAAGGTTCGCATAGAAGCAATGCTGGAGATGGTAGAAAAATGA
- a CDS encoding acyl-CoA dehydratase activase: MIVIGIDIGSVAAKGYIISSGNHHRAMIPTGWSPREAGQAIIDQLLEASGLERNQVEQIYVTGYGRVAFEHADKTVTEIKCHARGVAELYPEIRTIIDIGGQDSKVISTGEKGQVLDFAMNDKCAAGTGRFLQVMATALGLDVSELGDAEDPGQMQTISSMCTVFAESEIIGSLARGNPKGGIIAGLHQSVGKRVAAMARRMGIREQVAFTGGVAINPGVKRALEEEIGTRIIVPEACQYTGALGAALLAWETLRRDL; this comes from the coding sequence ATGATAGTAATAGGTATTGATATAGGTTCGGTGGCTGCTAAAGGTTATATTATCAGCAGTGGCAACCATCACCGAGCTATGATTCCTACCGGATGGAGCCCCCGCGAGGCAGGGCAGGCGATAATCGACCAACTCCTTGAGGCATCGGGATTAGAGCGGAATCAGGTAGAACAGATATATGTCACAGGTTATGGCCGGGTAGCTTTTGAGCATGCGGATAAAACTGTTACGGAGATCAAATGTCATGCCCGGGGGGTCGCTGAACTCTATCCTGAGATCCGCACCATCATCGATATCGGGGGCCAGGACAGCAAGGTGATCAGCACCGGAGAAAAGGGCCAGGTGTTGGATTTTGCCATGAACGATAAATGTGCTGCGGGAACCGGACGCTTCTTACAGGTTATGGCTACTGCCCTGGGGCTGGATGTCAGTGAACTGGGGGATGCTGAGGATCCTGGCCAGATGCAAACGATCAGCAGTATGTGCACGGTATTTGCTGAATCGGAAATAATCGGGTCGCTGGCTCGGGGTAATCCCAAAGGTGGGATTATCGCCGGGCTGCACCAATCGGTAGGAAAAAGAGTAGCGGCTATGGCACGACGTATGGGGATCAGGGAACAGGTAGCTTTCACCGGCGGGGTGGCAATCAACCCGGGAGTCAAGCGTGCGCTGGAGGAAGAGATCGGAACTAGAATTATTGTACCCGAAGCTTGCCAATACACTGGTGCTCTTGGTGCAGCTTTATTGGCATGGGAAACTCTTAGACGGGATTTGTGA
- a CDS encoding double-cubane-cluster-containing anaerobic reductase, protein MADYQQMWANLGMDLEKHDVLCEVLPEAFGGVYLTQQDRPKGMDFYDFVVSEIHGVRPAEMLQHQKEGGKVFGTFCVYVPDEVVFAAGGIAAGLCGGSQFWVSGGEKVLPANTCPLIKASVGARLDKTCPFFLIPDMYVAENTCDGKKKAWEILAGEVPMHIIDIPQMKRERDVAAFAAEIRDFIGVVEKVTGKKINAESLGEAIKLINNKRRALQRVYNARKASPVPISGKDALLVTQINFYDDPARAAQMANNLADELEQRINNGTGVFPENAPRIMISGTPMAIPNWKLHHIVESLGAAIVVEESCTGTRYFENLVDETASTLDEQIRALAERYMKTNCACFTPNSARIDDIIRLADEYKVDGIIDTNLQFCNLYSTESYLIKQVMTERNLPIIHIETDYSEQDFEQLRTRVEAFLEMLRK, encoded by the coding sequence ATGGCTGATTACCAGCAAATGTGGGCCAATCTGGGTATGGACCTGGAGAAACATGACGTTCTGTGTGAGGTTTTACCTGAGGCTTTTGGAGGAGTTTACCTCACCCAGCAAGATCGTCCCAAGGGTATGGACTTCTATGATTTCGTGGTATCCGAGATTCACGGGGTCAGGCCGGCAGAGATGCTTCAACATCAAAAAGAGGGCGGGAAGGTGTTCGGAACCTTCTGCGTATATGTCCCGGATGAGGTGGTCTTTGCCGCTGGCGGAATTGCAGCAGGGCTTTGCGGGGGATCACAGTTCTGGGTATCCGGCGGAGAAAAAGTTCTGCCGGCCAACACCTGTCCGCTTATTAAAGCTTCCGTAGGAGCGAGACTGGATAAAACCTGTCCCTTCTTTCTAATTCCCGACATGTATGTGGCTGAGAATACCTGCGATGGCAAGAAGAAAGCCTGGGAGATACTGGCTGGTGAAGTACCTATGCACATCATCGATATCCCGCAGATGAAACGAGAACGGGATGTCGCTGCCTTTGCAGCTGAAATAAGGGATTTCATCGGAGTGGTAGAAAAAGTCACCGGCAAGAAGATTAACGCCGAATCTCTGGGTGAGGCCATTAAACTGATAAACAACAAACGCAGGGCTTTGCAGCGGGTTTACAATGCCCGAAAAGCTTCACCGGTGCCCATCAGCGGTAAAGACGCTCTCCTGGTTACCCAGATCAACTTCTACGATGATCCCGCACGGGCAGCGCAGATGGCCAATAACCTGGCTGACGAACTGGAGCAACGGATTAATAACGGAACCGGTGTTTTTCCGGAAAACGCCCCGCGTATCATGATAAGTGGGACGCCAATGGCCATACCCAATTGGAAGCTGCATCACATTGTAGAGAGTCTTGGGGCAGCAATCGTGGTGGAAGAATCATGTACCGGCACCCGCTATTTCGAAAACCTGGTTGATGAGACAGCAAGCACTTTGGATGAGCAGATTCGGGCACTGGCCGAAAGATATATGAAAACCAACTGTGCTTGTTTCACACCGAATTCCGCCAGGATAGATGATATAATTCGCCTGGCCGATGAATACAAGGTGGATGGCATTATTGATACTAATCTGCAGTTCTGCAATCTTTATTCTACTGAAAGTTATCTGATCAAACAGGTTATGACCGAGCGTAATCTACCCATAATACACATCGAGACGGATTACAGCGAGCAGGATTTTGAACAGCTTCGAACCAGAGTAGAAGCTTTTCTGGAGATGCTGAGGAAGTAG
- a CDS encoding DUF3343 domain-containing protein — protein MDSGSYDWYVLFPNHHAGLRLKQELDGQDIKARISPTPREASKSCGISLIVDEGDLPLIKQIIAENNIEILKIVSLARKEWKYRST, from the coding sequence CTGGATAGTGGTAGCTATGATTGGTATGTATTATTCCCCAATCATCATGCGGGGTTGCGTCTTAAGCAAGAACTTGACGGGCAAGACATCAAAGCCAGGATTTCTCCAACCCCGCGAGAGGCCAGTAAGAGCTGCGGTATTTCCTTGATCGTGGATGAAGGCGACCTTCCGTTGATTAAGCAAATCATTGCGGAAAATAATATTGAGATCCTCAAGATCGTCTCTCTAGCCAGGAAGGAGTGGAAATATCGCAGCACTTGA
- a CDS encoding DUF3798 domain-containing protein, with protein MKKTISLLVVILLMTTLMTGCTKQTTTTDKEVKEVADYKIGVVTPTLSTSEDEFRAADQMAKKYPDIVKHITLPENFSTEIETGLSQITSLADDPKMKAIIVISGQAGLLPALQKVEEKRPEIITMTAPIWDDPALMSKYVDINLDTDWVRRGITIAQKAHEIGDKTMIHYSFPTHLAKEVISQRKDAMEKTCKELGMQWVEVVTPDPQTGNGTGPMLQFLREDIPRQIAKYGPDTNIFGTNCPMYDVIIDEAFKLKYTVVEQCCPTPLQAYPTVLGLQISEADAWNFSKVNSMISEKAAAAGMTGRLGGWQVPATVFMPQFAVELAKKVIEDPSFNYKDVNKLNQFAKEVMGSEVSFSKFKAKADSPELDNYFVMIMKTILY; from the coding sequence TTGAAAAAAACCATTTCACTGCTGGTAGTTATTTTATTGATGACAACCCTGATGACTGGGTGTACAAAGCAAACAACTACAACTGATAAAGAAGTTAAAGAGGTTGCTGATTACAAAATTGGAGTAGTTACTCCAACATTGTCAACCAGCGAAGACGAGTTTAGAGCTGCCGATCAAATGGCCAAAAAGTACCCTGACATTGTTAAACATATTACTTTGCCGGAAAATTTCTCTACTGAGATTGAGACAGGCTTAAGTCAAATTACCTCTCTGGCGGATGATCCGAAAATGAAAGCTATCATTGTAATATCTGGACAAGCCGGTTTATTGCCAGCTCTGCAAAAGGTGGAAGAAAAAAGACCGGAAATTATCACTATGACTGCTCCTATATGGGATGATCCCGCCTTGATGTCAAAATATGTAGACATTAACCTGGATACGGACTGGGTAAGAAGAGGCATCACTATTGCCCAAAAGGCTCATGAGATAGGTGACAAAACTATGATTCATTATTCATTCCCTACTCATCTGGCCAAGGAAGTAATCTCCCAAAGAAAAGATGCCATGGAGAAGACTTGCAAAGAATTGGGCATGCAGTGGGTTGAAGTTGTTACTCCCGATCCCCAAACCGGCAACGGCACCGGACCGATGCTTCAATTCCTGAGGGAAGATATTCCCCGGCAAATAGCTAAATATGGGCCGGACACCAATATATTTGGCACTAATTGTCCTATGTATGATGTAATAATTGATGAAGCATTTAAACTAAAGTATACGGTAGTTGAGCAATGCTGCCCGACACCCCTGCAGGCCTACCCAACCGTATTGGGCTTGCAGATTTCAGAAGCCGATGCCTGGAATTTTTCCAAAGTCAATAGTATGATCTCGGAAAAAGCTGCTGCGGCCGGAATGACAGGCAGATTAGGCGGATGGCAAGTGCCGGCCACGGTATTCATGCCCCAGTTTGCAGTTGAGCTGGCCAAGAAAGTGATAGAAGATCCCAGCTTTAATTACAAAGATGTCAATAAGCTGAATCAGTTTGCCAAGGAAGTTATGGGCAGTGAAGTCAGCTTCAGCAAGTTCAAAGCTAAAGCCGATAGTCCTGAGCTTGATAATTACTTTGTTATGATTATGAAAACTATACTATACTAA